The Geotrypetes seraphini chromosome 12, aGeoSer1.1, whole genome shotgun sequence nucleotide sequence GCTTGAAATTAACTCTAACCTGGAACTATAGAAAATCTACCCCTCACTTCTTAGCTCCATCGTTATCTGAGGAACCTCCACTTTAAGAATGGTCTGGGGGAAGAGATGTACATGGATGAAAATGGAGACCTCGCCACTGGATACAATATTTTGAATTTGAGAGTTCTTCCTGATAGAACATTGAAATATAAAGTTGTTGGACATTATAACCCTCACGCTCCCCCAGGGCAGGATTTCACCATTGATGAGAAGGCCATCGTCTGGGAGAGTTCGTTCACTCAGGTCAGATTTAAGTGATCAGAGATGCCAATCCAAATGGGTAATGTGAAACTTGTCATAAAATGGTCAAAGGAATGGTGCATTTTGGCATTATGGGCAAATATTTAGCCTCCAGATTCTGTATAGTAATTAGTGAATGAGGTGCTATCAATTACTGGGGTTAATTGATACTAATTAGCTGTTACAGGCATGTCTGCCTACTTacttggaacaaacttccagctCATTTGAAATTAAAAGAAAATGGATGGTGCTTGATATATTGCTTTTTCTCTGTGCTTACAAAGTGTTTTACATATTTTACCTAGTGCAATGAAATATTAAATAACTTTCCTAGAGTCACAAGATGCTGCTGTAGgtattgaactcacaacctcagggtgccgaggcagctgATTGAACCACTTGGTAACTTCTCCCCTCTGAAGAGAGAAGTTGTTCTTTTCAGGAAGGATGTGGGATGTGAGAGGGGCATGGTgtcctttatattttttttttctattttgaaatcTGTTGGTTGTTCTGCCTTTTTAATTGATTTAGATTTTGTTTTTAATGTGATATATTATGAATATTCAGTTATTGATTACTATAACCTGTCCTTAGATTAGTGATCTTTAAATAGTTTACATTACTTAATTAGCTTTTATAAATGTATATCCATGAAAGTGGTCACATCTGATCTGATTCTGTTCTAATCTGTCTATGTGCTGATAAGAATAAACACTTTTAGGGTATTTTTATAAGTACCTTCGTAAGCCTGAAATATGTTGCTACACATGGCCAGGACAATTTAAAAATTATCCACAAATTACCTTTTCTGATGTCCAAAGAAAATATCTGAAAAGCTGGTCAGAAAAGCATCATTCCATTTTAGAAACAACTGTTTTCTCAATCCTCAATCCTCAGATACCTCCACAGTTCAGATGCAGTCCAAGTTGCCATCCTGGTTACAGGAAATTAATCAGGGAAGGAGGGTCCGTATGCTGTTATGACTGTATTCCGTGTGCAGAGGGAGAGATCTCCAACCAAACTGGTAGGTGATAACATGGAACACAAGGGTTACAAATAAATTTAGGGTATCTATTATGGTCCTTGCTCTTGAAATTATGGAGGGATGCAGGTCTCCTAAATATTTAATTGATTATTCCATAGGCTGTGTGGGACTATTTTATTCCTAATGCAAACAACTGGGTAAATaatatacaaaaaaatatttgttcCAAAAGTTAAAtatcaacaaaaaacaaaaaggaacaaaaaaagacttttaataccttttaaaccaagatggtgctcagaatccaagaatggaatggaaattctcaaaacggggggacaagcccctatagagtctgaatctatcattgcaccaacttTTGTGGTAGAAAGGTGATTAAAAATACTTCATAGTGAATGTAGTGATATGCAATACAAAAGTTAAATGTCCAAAAATTAAATGTCCAAACAACTTGAGACTTCAAAAATAGTGAAACCAAAAACTTAACTTAAATGTCCATGTAGCGATGATCCGGCAAGGATCTGACACGTTTTGCCCGATGGCTTCCTCAaagaacccgctgtgctgtgtgTGAACTTCAATTATAAATCCTTCCTGacaaaagaaaagaggaaaaagtttACAAAGTTCAAAGTGAAAAAGTATAAAAGACAAAACTCTCGACGCTGTCAGCGGGGTACCTAATTCAAAGAAACATCTCATTTCCTGTGACGTCAGTGCTCAGCTGTACACCCGGTACTTAAGATGTGCCGAGCTGTCTATCATCAATGTAGAAACGTCCACCATTCAACTTCTCGGTTTAACCCTGTAGGGGTCACTGTCTTCCAATGGAAAATccatctttgttcttttttccaCAACCAGGCTTGTGTATTACCTCCTCTCCTTAAATTTGCCACTTCCAATACTACAAACTGAAGATCCTTAAGTTGATGAGAAACTGTATGCCAATGCTGGACTAACGGAGCCCCCATGTCACCCCTCCGGATTTTACTCTGATGTTCTGTGATGCGTACTCTGATGCTCCTGGTGGTGTGTCCAATATGTAACAGCCTACAAGGGCAAATAATCATATAAACAACCTCCTGAGTGTCACAATCCGTGTGATGTTGTAAGATGTGATACTTAGATAAATGAGGGTGATTAATTTGAGATGTTTCCAGGGCATATGGACATATGGTGCATCGACCGCCTTTGAAGTGACCCTTGAAATGCTCAGGGATAGTAGTGTGTGTACTAACAAATTGAGAAGTGGTGATACAATCTCGTAAGTTTTTCCTCTAGAGTATGCAAACAAGGGGAGCTGTGTAAGTCCATGGTGTACCTGCAAAATATGCCAGTGAgatttaatgatttttttaataCCGAAGGCTTTGTAAGAGTAGGGTAACGTACACACCATACGAGTTTCTGCAGGAACAGACGTGTGCTGTAACAGGTAGGTACGGTGAGCATATAAGGCCCTTTTATAGGCCTTTTTGATAATACAGCGAGGATACCCTCTATCTGCAAAGCGTTGCCACATGTCTTTGGAACGTATTTTATATTCTTCTGTCACTGCATAAACGTCTAAGCCTCAAAAATTGCCCTACAGGCAAATTTTCCCGCAAGTGACGAGGGTGGTAACTGTCGTAATGTAAAAGGTTGTTTCTATCTGTCATCTTGCGGTATATGGTTGTTTCAAAGTGACCCTGACATAGATGAATCTGAATGTCAAGAAAAGCAATATGAGTATAGGAAGTGGAAGATGTAAATTGTAAATGAGGATTACAGGTGTTAAGCCAATGTAAAAAATGATGGAAGGTGTCCAAAGTGTTTGTCCACACCATAAAAATATCATCTATGTAACGTTTCCATACATAAATATCTGTTTGGTAAGTGGAGGTGTAAATGTATGTTTCTTCGAAAACACTTACATAAAGGCATGCCAAAGTAGGGTCCATAGTGGCCCCCATGGCAGTGCCTTTTATCTGCAAGAAAAACTCTGTGTCaaacacaaaataatttttttgcaaAGCTATGCTGTTACAGAGATCTGTTTCAGTTTGACTGGTTCATCAGCAGTGAATACTTGCCCCATTTCCTCCTCAgtgaagacaaatgcaaagtattaATTTAatctttccactatggccttcTCTTCCCTGAGAACCCCTTTTACCCCTCAATCATCTAGGAGTCCAGCTGATTCTTTTCCTAGCTTCTTGCTTTATTATaccttaaaaaaaacttttactgtTAGATTTTTGCTTCAGTGCAGTTGATTTGTCGCTGCTGCCTGTCCTGTTGTCAGTCTTTGAGCTCTTAAGTTTGAATGACCTGAATCTCTCTCTATGCTTTGCCTTTGATGTGACATTGcaatttcattcatttttctataattttttgttattttgtacAGTGTTAGTACTCTGGGATATATACTATCTGGTCCAGTTGATTTCTTAATCTTTAATTTATCAAATTGTCCATTAACATCACTAAAAACATCCCCAACCACCATACAACTGATAAGATTCTAGACTTCCATACCACTCACTTGCCCACCCTTCCCACCATCCCAATGAGTTTTGAGACATTTTTCCCACTTAATATCTTTGACCCATAACTCTCTGATGAAGGTCTAGAGACCCCAGACCTTATTGTGGATGTCTCTCATACATTACAAGTGGGGTAATAATGATCCCCAATTGCTCATGTTGCTTTTTCAGTCTGGATTTAAAATCATGACTCTAATCAATAGCTATAATTTTTCAGATCTATCTCAAGGGGTAAAGTTATCAAATAGGATTGTAGTACCATGAGACTACAGTTATAGATCAgaaacatctgttttcaatttgtGTTGAAAAGTGACTTAAATGTCAGAGGATTGTTCATGCCCTCTGCCTAACATCCCAGAATCACCACCATTAAATTCTAGGTGATTAGTATGAATGAGAGAATGTCAAGTCTTCACCAGTGGAATGGGAGGGGATCAGGATTAAGAGTGAGGGAATGGTTGCATTTTTGTGTAATGATCTGTGATATTTGTTTACTGGTATCATGAGTACATATACATTTTCTTATATTCATCCATGTTATTTCCAGACATTAGAGTTAAAGTACCAGGTACTAACTCAATGAGAAATTCACAGTCATTCACTCTCCATGCAGTCAACATCATGGCTGAGTGGTGATGGGCATAGAGCTCATGCTATTTACTATTACAttacggttcaaggtggattacatcaaaactaaacaagaattacattcaaaatttgaaggaatagaataagcggtGAGTAAAATTTTAAGGTAATAATAAAGTCGGTTAAAAATAGTTATCAACGGGAAGTAGAAGTTTTTAGGAGATAGGAATAGGGTGAATtaagggttttagataacgtttggtaaataTAAGAGTATTAGAGCATATTAAGGGTATGGAGAGTGTTAGATGTTGGAttgggattggtcgtgctggataggttttatgtattttgtgGTTTTGgtatctctcttgaaggttttgtagtttgtagttgaggataacagagtggtgatttgtttgtccagtttagctgctttggaggcaaTAAGGTTGTCATAAaggtttttttcgtttgacatttttggatgatgggtgggAGAATAGtaagtgggttcttctgtgtctggttgaggaggattgatttaatcagttattccagtaagttgggctttctccgttgatagctttgtaaagtaagcagtagaatttgaagtgcactctcgcttcttttggaagccagtgcgagtcatggtatgcctttgtgatatggtcatatttttttaatgaatagacaagtcttagggctgtattctgtactgtctgcaattgcttcaacaTGGTTGCGGGACATGGTatgtatgttgcagtagtctaacattccaagaataagagattgtaccaatagtaggactataagtgcactttagtaaacggTTCTCATGATGTCTCTGAAATAATGAGATTCTAATCTTCTCTCTCAGATATGGACACCTGTACAACATGCCCAGAATATCAATGGCCCAATCAGAAAAGAGATGCCTGCATCCCAAAAGTGATAAATTTCCTGTCCTTTGAAGAGCCTCTAGGGATTATTTTAACTTCTATCAGCATGTTATTCTTTCTCATCACTGCTGTCATCTTGggaatttttatttattaccaAAATACTCCCATAGTGAGAGCCAACAATCGACAACTCACTTATATTCTCCTCATCTCCCTCAtgctctgcttcctctgctcATTGGTATTCATTGGGCACCCTGAGGATGTTACCTGCATCCTAAGACAGACTACATTTGGGATCACTTTCTCCATTGCTCTCTCCTCTATACTGGCAAAAACATTCACTGTGGTCACAGCCTTCCAAGCTACTAAACCAGGAAGCAAGCTCCAGAAATGGATGGGTGCCAGGGTTTCTAATTCTATAGTCCTTTCCTGTTCCCTTATTCAAATTGTTCTATGTCTTGCCTGGTTGTTCACTGCTCCCCCATTTGTACATCTTAATATGAGATCAGAAATTGGTACAATACTAATTGAATGCAATGAAGGGTCAGTAATTGCATTTTACTGTGTTCTGGGTTATTTGGGATTTCTGGCTGGTATCAGTTTCATCATAGCTTTCCtagcaagaaatctacctgacagTTTCAATGAGGCCAAGTACATCACCTTCAGTATGCTGGTCTTCTGTAGTGTCTggatctccttcatcccaacatTCCTGAGCAGCAAGGGCAAGTACATGGTGGCAGTGGAGATATTTGCTATTCTGGCCTCCAGCACTGGACTGTTGGGTTGTATCTTTTCCCCTAAATGCTATATTATTCTGCTGAGGCCTGAAAGGAACAACAAGAAGGACCTAAGAAAAatgtaggggcccttttaccaaactgcattAAATGCTATCACACACTTAATATGGGGGAAAGGATTGATTGGAAAGTGCATTAAAGCTTTTTTTGTAGTAATATGTTTGTCAGCATGTACTAATTGAAGGCGGTGGGTCATGggaagggaatgggcattccAGTGTTATTCTGGTAACACGTTAAGATGAACACATGCAAAATGGATAATATGAAATTAACAATGATGCTAGCATTTCTTAAACAGGAGGTGTTAAATGCTCCCACCTTAATTTTTGCAAGTTCTGAGTGCTAAAGATAGATCTAGCATGTGTtctgaataaaatatatattggcCCTTAAATATGACTTAGCACACAGGAAAATACCATGAGAAAACACAATtaagactatccccctcttttactaagatgctttctagcgcatgctaaatacacACTAAACACTagcacatgcatgttatcctatggaagcattagcatttagcgcgtgtgttgatttagcatgcaatAAACATGTGCTAAAGCACTTAGCgctccttaataaaagagggcctatattttAGCATACGTTAGTAAAAGGATCCTGCAATAActcaggagtccttttactaaggtgaactAAATGCTGCACTGACCATTGTATCAGAAGAAGGGTTGGAACATAAAAACAACATGGCTTTATTTTTATTACACCTATCAAGTTTGAAGCATAAACAGAGACACctagggggtcaatattcagcattgCCTTGTTTATACCCAGGTGGCCAAAGAACCATATTGAGTGCTGGTGCCTGTACATCTAATTGACTACATTGTACCACACAAAtggcagtcctatctttggctaCTTAGCTATGTGTGTACTTCCATTGGACCCATTAAAGTTCTGGCATTTTCCAAAGGAATTGTATGTAACAGGGAGCAAGAGATTGATATCCACAGACCGAGAGAGGAACCTTGGATTGATGGCATCTAGTGATATCAAGGTGATGAGCCATTGTGACTAAAAGATGCTAAGTTGCATAGAGAGAGCTattaccagcagaagaaaggaagtgTTAACACTCCTGCACAAATTGCTGGTGTTGGTTATCTTGGagttctgtgttcagttttggaggcggTGTATTGCTAAGATCAAAATAGTCTTGAAACAAGGAAACAAACCGGTATGGGTTTCATCAAAGTGTATAAAGGAAGAGACTTGGAGATCTGAACAAACATATCCAAGAGCagtctctctcaaactgtgtgccccagcaCAGTGATGTGCCctaaagagattccagaattttacttcattttataaaaaaattcccttcataagtgtacactagaatagatgacatgtactcCGACTTCTACGCTCAATTTCCACTTTCTTAGACCCTAAATCTATAAACATTTTGGTTCATTCGCTAATTATTtcgaaattagattactgtaattctctcctaataaacatatctcagaaagaaaggagacgactacaaatcatacaaaataccgcagttaaattaattcacaaagctaaaaaatacgatcatgttacccctttactcatcaaatctcactggcttccaatctctcACCGAATCACTTTTAAAACCTTATTCCTAGTTTATAAAACATTAATATCAAACGAACCCCTTTTCATATAAAAAATGATAGTCCCATATAATCCTCCGCGATCCTTAAGATCATCTTTATCTAACCAGctttcagtcccttcattaagaatAATTGGCACTAGACgtaaagatatgttttcagtggtggccccctcattgtggaactctcttccaaactttattaaaaatgaaaaagatcttatctcttttaaaaaattgttaaaaacttacttgtttcaagatgcatttgacttatGAAATGATCTTTTTTATAATCTCATATGTCTTTAATATTCTCTTCTCTTGTTTCTTTCTAATTATACCTATTGTATTCTCCCCTCCatttaaattttaacaaataatgcaattgtaactttccccttccttccttctcaatcatgtttgtccaaattgttttgtcaattgtctaacttagttaaattttatgtattaccacaatctgctggtttttaaattgtacatcgcttagaaatttgtaataagcgatacatcaaatgtaaataaacttgaaacttgaaacttgtctgtcaatgttatgactGTTTGTGTGCATTAGGATACAACagtccagacaagcatcattctttgatgtgattggtgcttgaaaactaacggcaggtaattttagttttattttttatgcagtagttattctaacttcagctctgacagaaaaaaaagaaaaacttcagatgatggatgatgaaatgtgtgcttGCTTGTTGACAATCAAgtcgcattttgagttaatttgcactccaaAGCAAGCAGATCTATCACATTGATTTGCAAAgatattggtgggatagaaaacactaatgtaatgtaattctattctatctactttagtttcatcgttgttacaattgcccatacatagcttaaagaactttaaataactctcaaactTAATATTTGTTGGGTtcacaattttatcatttcaattatgatGTGCCACAAAAAACCCTGTTGTTCTGTTTAATGTTTTAGAGCTAAAACAGTTTGTGAGATActtccctagaggaaaggagtgtAACCTGCACAGACTGGAAGATTGGATGGACCTTGCAGATTTTTAACTTCTTTCATTTACTCCCTGGATCATACCCCCCCTAAAGTCCTCCCTTTGGTCTGATCTTACCCCATATCCCTTCCTGGTTCCAATTTCCCAATCATAATCCTCTTCCATTAGCTCCTTGTTCTGATTCTCCAGACTCTCTCACACATTTCAGACTGCCCCTCTAAGCCAAGCTCTTCACCACCTTGGAAATTAAGGAAAGGTGATCCCTAGCAGTCTAGTGGAATGGGGAGAAATGGTTTCTTTCCACTCCTGCTccatctggcaatgaattccagtgcTTAAATATCTGTTGAATGAAGAAATTTTTcatccagtttattttaaatttactgtttagtagcttcattgcatttcCCAAgttttagtatttttggaaagaataaacaaatgATCCATATCTACCCATTGCACTtatctcagtattttatagatctgtatcatatctccccgtagATATCTCTCTTCCATGCTAAAGAACCCTAGCATAGCAAGGgctccagaacaatatcaaacagcaaaggagataatggacacccttgtctaactcccctctccagacggaaacattctgaaaaagtattattagtATATAAACTGGCAGCCGGGAAACTATACAAGGTTTAAATCAtctgtataaatccagaaccaatacaaaacaatccattgcttgatacataaaggtctgTTCCatatgatcaaaggccttctctgcatccaaagatacagagaaggccagatcttccatgacttttgttaaatttaacatatgaaaagccagtctggtgttgtttgaagaatgtctttgagctacgaaacctgtttggtgcataccgataatataagggagagccttggccaagcacaAAGCCAATaacagccaaaagttttccatctacattaatcaaagaaataggcctgtaatttgaaaccaacatgggatctttttttggctttggcaaaattatagttaaagattctgccatagtacctaaaaTGCAACCTTTaattagttgagcctgatataaatttaaaagatgaggtaatagggtaatttggaatgatttgtaaaactatacagtgaaaccatcaccacctggagtagattcaactctaagggacttcaacgctgcctGAAGTTCTTTAAGTGAAATAGGCGCCtcaagagttccttttatatgctcagaaATTTTTGACCCCTtgattaactttaaaaactctaaaccagtgttcttcaaccatttGACAACTATGGACcgacggaaataaaataattattttgtggaccggcaccggtccacagaccggcagttgaagaacactgggctaagtcatgcccatctccactcaatctccgccccataccctgcccccataatagtactaattgtaacaccattttttccattcatttttcatatatatatatacacacacactcacaatatataatcatattaataacacataatggttaaccacaaaattagaatacacaaagcacactatatgcttatCAACATTCGTTCTtatcagaaaacagataaccccataaAAATGCAGGATCAAaagctaaaagtactaatatttacatataaaccctaagatgcaagactgcatgcagtacaaccccagaggaaaagaaacaaatgcatttcttcctgaacagacagcagatgtaaaccaatcactaaattaaaaaataaaagcattccccctaccattgttgtctctctccctccatgttgtgccttgccttctggcctgccccccggtgttatcttcagtctggtccacggtgtgatcaatgcgacgtctttgggctggctccctgagtgctgtagTGCAGAAAGCTATGGACAGTGGCTCCTCGTGCGCATcacgtgcctcatctggaaactttccctctgatgttgcgatgtcagagaaaagtcttctggttcaggcacaggacatgcataggagccttttcccacggctttgtgcactgcagcactcagggagcagGCCTGAAGATGCCACATTGATCACACAGTGGACTGGTGGCTGCAGAACACTATCTTGGGCTTGATGGAGGTGCCAGCCCcggtggaccggcagaaaatttctgcagaccggcaccggtctatggaccagaggttgaagaacactgctctaaaccctcaagttctttatttgaataaagctcagaatatAAAACTTTATAATAGTTCAGAAATTgttctaaaatattttcaatttgagaatgagtatcacccttctcatctttaatagccacaatctttactttactttttttgGCTTTGAGGTAATTAGTAAATAATCTCCccactttatttgaatttccattgtacagagcctgttgagaaaacacaTTTTTCCTAGCCAGTTgggaggaaatctcattgtatttatatttagctttcaagagggcctgtaaataatttgttcccattttgaggccaattAAGTTTCTAAactcttaatattttgttccaaattagcaTATTCCATTTTAAGCTGTTTTCTAATGTGTGATGAATATGAAATGATTTGCCCTCTCATAGTAACTTTGagagcatcccataatgtttctaaagagatttcttctgaggcattgagttgaaaatattcattcattttttattgaaattCCTTAAGAAAATTTGAATTTGCAAgctatgtattattgaatctctaAACAGGTCTACTACAATCATGTTCagcaaatttaaatttaatccaaactccagcatgatctgataaaataatt carries:
- the LOC117346262 gene encoding vomeronasal type-2 receptor 116-like, whose product is MSDPVKYPYFYRTVPNELHLCAAIGKLLNYFGWKWVNIFSSNDESSMRAVQILRKGIEQYGGCIEFHETFPHQGRLTHPLLEKIHRAIRKSSAMNIYYFNHNDVFSLEYIQYLQIWLKNGQVFITISKIELIKKIQKHVEISNKFFIFKPYKKVMPNFLKFIREMKPIWLAKDYWAKDWWEALCDSRCPKHIKRDCNFTYKIKLLIHCLSTFFESSYSVYNAVYAVAHALHDMIISGSGNGTTWTRENREVLYSLPWKLHRYLRNLHFKNGLGEEMYMDENGDLATGYNILNLRVLPDRTLKYKVVGHYNPHAPPGQDFTIDEKAIVWESSFTQIPPQFRCSPSCHPGYRKLIREGGSVCCYDCIPCAEGEISNQTDMDTCTTCPEYQWPNQKRDACIPKVINFLSFEEPLGIILTSISMLFFLITAVILGIFIYYQNTPIVRANNRQLTYILLISLMLCFLCSLVFIGHPEDVTCILRQTTFGITFSIALSSILAKTFTVVTAFQATKPGSKLQKWMGARVSNSIVLSCSLIQIVLCLAWLFTAPPFVHLNMRSEIGTILIECNEGSVIAFYCVLGYLGFLAGISFIIAFLARNLPDSFNEAKYITFSMLVFCSVWISFIPTFLSSKGKYMVAVEIFAILASSTGLLGCIFSPKCYIILLRPERNNKKDLRKM